From the Sulfuriferula nivalis genome, the window TTGCTTGGTTTAACAGCAGGCTTGCTAGTTGGCACAGGAGGCTGTTGATGAGACGGTTTGTCTGGCGGAGCCAGCTGCACCGCCAACACCGAGTCCCCACCCTGCACACCACTTTCAGCAGATTGCGGTGGTAATTTTGGCACAAAAACCAAAACTGCCACATGTATCAATAATGACAATACCCCTGCGACCAGCACACTGCGTCGCACCCGCAATTCCAGATAGGCGCGACGTGGACGCTCGGATGCAAACATTGCAGTCGAGGAAAAGGGGTTAGTCATTCAATTTAACATTCAAATTTATCAACGAAAAATGGACACCATACGATGTCCATTAGTTCATATTAGGCGCTTATCCTGTTTAATGCCCATGCACCACAGTACCGGCTTTTAGTTTGAATGTCGTGCCGCAATACGGACACAATGCCTCACCTGTATCCACCACATCCAGAAATACACGTGGATGCGAATTCCAGGCTATCATCTCTGGCGTAGGGCAATGCAAAGGTAAATCTTCTGCACCGACTTCTATGAAACGTTCTGTATTATCGTGTTGTGCCATGTTCATTCTCAAATATAACTTAACCAGTCAGCATGCTTAGGCGCTTTGCCTGTCACACAATCAAAATACATTTTTTGCAGCTGGGTTGTAACAGGGCCACGCTCACCCGTACCTATCATACGATTATCCAGTTCGCGTATAGGCGTTACTTCAGCAGCGGTACCCGTAAAGAAAGCCTCATCCGCACTATAGACCTCATCACGTGTAATACGTTTCTCTACAACTTGCAGCCCTATTTCACCCGCCAATTGCACTATGGTGTCGCGGGTAATGCCTTCCAGCGCACTGGTCAGGTCAGGCGTATAAAGTTTGCCATTACGAACGATAAATACGTTCTCACCCGAACCTTCAGCCACAAAGCCATCCACATCCAGTAACAAAGCTTCCTGATAACCATCTTGTACCGCTTCCTGATGTGCCAGGATAGAGTTCATGTAGTTACCATTCGCCTTGGCTTTACACATGGTGATGTTGACGTGATGACGTGCAAAGGATGAAGTTTTAACGCGAATACCTTTTTCCAGTGCCTCAGCACCCATGTAAGCACCCCAAGTCCAGGCGGCAACGATCACATGCGTAGATAAATTCTTGGCAGAGATGCCCATCGCTTCCGAACCATAAAATGCCATCGGACGTAAGTAGGCAGATTCCAGATTATTTTCACGCACCGCTGCCAACTGCGCAGCTTTCAGCGTTTCCTTATCAAACGGCAATTTCATACCCAGAATATGCGCAGAACGGAACAGTCTGTCAGTATGTTCCTGCAAACGGAATATTGCCGTACCTTCAGCAGTCTTATACGCGCGCACGCCTTCAAACACGCCCATACCATAATGCAGAGTGTGAGTTAAGACATGGGTAGTGGCATCACGCCAGGCAACCATTTTGCCGTCATACCAAATTAAACCATCGCGGTCAGACATAGACATTGCATATACTCCAGAGACTTTAAGATAATTTTCAATTGTAACTTATTTTGCGGCGAATATATGCATCCACAACGCTTTAACCGCCTCCGCATGTGGTGCAATTTGCGCATATTCTACACGGGCGGCATCAACACCCTGCAAACGTAATACATGCTGCAGCTGCCTGAACTGGCGATAAGCCATACGCACAGACTCAGCCTGCGCTGTATTGATCAGATCCAGCTCTGCTGCTTTTTTAAGCAACGCCAGATTACCGATATTGCCAGTCAAATCACAGTGTGTAGCGCTGTAAGCCAATATCAGATATTGAACAATGAATTCAACATCCACAATGCCACCTGCATCATGTTTAATATCAAACAGTTCACTACGATTAGGATGCCCATCATGCATTTTCTGACGCATGACACTAATATCGTCTCGCAGCTTTTCCCTATCTCGCTGCTGTCGAAGAATTTTGCAACGGATAGGTTCAAACAACTCACCAACCCGCTTATCCCCAGCAACAAAACGTGCACGAGTCAGCGCCTGATGTTCCCAAGTCCAGGCGTGGTGTTGTTGATAATCGCTGAACGCTTCTATATTACTTACCAGTAAACCTGAAGCGCCATCAGGTCGCAAACGCAAATCCGTCTCATACAACATGCCCGCAGCAGTCGTACTCGACAACCATGTATTGATACGCTGTGCCAGGCGTGCATAATGCACGGCAGCATCAGGCGCGTCATCCTCATATAAAAACACCACATCCAGGTCAGAGGCATAACCCATCTCACGGCCACCCAGCTTGCCATAACCTATGATGGCAAATTTTGGATAAGGATAATGACGGTTTTGTACACCAGCCCACGCCAACGGTATGACTTCCTCCAGTATGAGCGCTGCCAGATCAGACAGATAATCCGACAACTGCTCCAATGGCAGCACCCCCGCAATATCCTGCGCCAGCAAATGCAATGTCACACGCTGACGGAAATGGCGCATTGCATCCATTTGACGTTCAGTATCACCATCCAGCTCCAGCATTTGCTCATGCAAGCTTTGTCGCAGCACACTTAAATCAGGTAGTGCATAAAGCACCCGCGCATCAATCAACTCGTCCAGCAGCATGGGATTATTCGACAAGTACTGCGCTGCCCAAGGACTGGCTGCACATAATTTCGCCAACTGACGCAAAGGTGCGGGATATTCAATAAGCAGCGCTAAGTAAGCAGACCGCCGTGCAACAGTTTCGAGCAAATCCAGCATCCGCGACAGCGTCGCGTCGCGTGGCGGCAAGGTTGCTGCTAATGCGATGATTTCAGGCACCAGCACATCAAGCCTATGCTTAGCTTTGTCGGGCAATTGCACATATCGTGTACCACGCCGCGTTAATTGCAAACGTTGATAAACACCAGCAGCATCGTCATATCCCAAATTTTCAAGTCGCTCAACAGCAGCCACTTCGCTCAAGGCACCCAGCCATAGGGCACTTAACGGATGCGTTGCACCATCGTCTTGCGGTACTGAAAAAACCTGATCAAAATGTCGAGTGACATTAGCACGATGCTTGTTCAGCTCAACCAAAAATTGGACATAATCAACAAAATCCATACTCGCTGCAATTCGTGCCTGATCCTCAGGTAGCTTGGGCAGTTTCTGTGTTTGTGCATCATCTATATATTGCAACCTGTGTTCCAGATTACGCAAAAAATAATAGGCTTCCAACAACTCACTCGCCGCTGCGGGGGGCAAACTGCCGATTACCGCTAGCATCGGCAACACTGCTCGAGTGGATTTGTTTTGCAACTTGCTTAACTGCCCGCCACGAATCAACTGGAATACCTGAGTAATAAACTCTATCTCGCGTATACCACCCGGACCCAGTTTAATATTATCGACCCTATCATGACGAACAACCTCACGACGGATCTGCGCATGCAAATCACGCATTGCCGAAAAAGCATTAAAATCCAGATATTTACGATACACAAATGGTCGGACTATCGCATTCAGTTCAGAAAGATGGCTACCTGATAACGCTCGACCTTTGATCCATGCATAACGCTCCCATTCCCGCCCATGTACTAGCAAATAGTCTTCAAATGCACCATAGCTCATCGCCAGCGGCCCTGCGTCTCCCCATGGCCGCAGACGAGTATCAACACGGAAAACAAAGCCGTCAGCGGTAATTTCAGAAATCGCCAGGCCTATTTTTTTAGCCAGCAAAACAAAAAATTGATGATAAGAGAGCGGCTTATCGCCAGTGGTTTCACCTTCATCGGCATAAAGGTAAATCAAGTCTATGTCCGACGACACATTCAGTTCGGCACCGCCGAGCTTGCCCATACCTATCACTGCCAACTGCATAGGCGTGCCATCGGCATTCATGGGCTTGCCGTGAACTTGTGCAAGCAACTCGGTATGAAATTTCAGTGCATGCCGCACGGTGACTTCAGCCAAGTCTGTGCACATCCGCATGACTTCATGCACATCCGCCAGCCCAGCCAAATCCCGCACTATCATCTGCGCCATCACAGCCTGGCGGAGTTTACGCAACACATGCTGCAAACTTGCCACATCAGTAATAGTTGCTGCATCTATCATGGCTTGCATCGCGGCAGCATGCCAAGGCGTTGCCAAACGTTCAGCTAACTGTGTCGCAAAGTCAGCGTCAGCTGCCAACAGCCGCGCTAAATAACGCGAATGCTGGCTGGCTGCTAGAATCTTGTCCATTAACACCTAGCGCATTACGCGCCGGCTTTTGCTGCTTGATAAACAGCCGAACCCACTCGTTCTTTCAAACGTGGATCAGTCAGTTTCGGCAAGATATACTCGCGACCAAATGACAGCTCGGTCAGGTTATATGCACGCAACACCTCATCTGGCACAGGTTCATGCGCCAATGCTGCAATCGCGTGTACCGCCGCCATTTTCATTTCATCGGTAATCGCCTTCGCGCGTGCATCAAGTGCCCCACGGAACAAATAAGGGAAGCACAACACGTTATTTACTTGGTTCGGATAATCCGAGCGCCCAGTCGCAATAATCACATCATCGCGTGTCGCCTTGGCCAGCTCAGGTGTAATTTCCGGATCAGGATTCGCCATCGCGAATACCACAGGATCAGCCGCCATACTGGCCAGCATCTCAGGTGTCAGCAAATTTGGAGCTGACGTACCAATAAACACATCAGCACCCACACACGCATCCGCCAAGGTACGCGCGTCTGTATCCGCCGCAAAAAACGCATGGTGCGGAGGCAAATCCGTCATCCCCGTATGCAACACGCCGACCCTGTCCACCACCAGCAATTTGGATTTATCTGCACCCAACGTCAACAACAGGCGCAACGATGCAGTTCCTGCTGCACCCGCACCCACCAGCACGATACGCACATCTGATAGTTTTTTACCTGAGATTTTGAGTGAATTAACCAGTCCTGCTGCAACAATAATCGCTGTGCCGTGTTGATCATCGTGGAATACAGGTATATCAAGCATGGCCTTAAGCCGATTTTCTATTTCAAAGCACGCTGGCGCGGCAATATCTTCCAGATTGATACCACCGAAGCTGACTGCAATATTGGCAACCGTACTAATCACCGTCTCAATGTCTTCACTCGACACTTCGATATCAATTGCATCAATATCTGCAAATTTCTTGAACAACAACGCCTTACCTTCCATCACAGGTTTGGAAGCCAGTGCGCCTAAATTCCCCAGACCCAGTATCGCCGTGCCATTGGAAATCACCGCCACCAGATTACCTTTCATAGTGTAACGATAGGCATTTTCAGGATCAGCCGCAATTTCACGAACAGGCTCGGCTACACCAGGACTGTATGCCAGCACTAAATCTCGTTGCGTTGCCGCTGGTTTGGATACTTCTATCGACAACTTTCCCGGGATAGGAAACTCGTGGTAGTACAAAGAGTCAGCGCGCAAATCGCCTGTATTTCCCGGATTTACTTCATTGGTCATATTCAATCCTGTTCATGGGCTACGCCCGCATAATCGGTTTCATCAAATACTGCTGTTAATTTCACACCCGCCTGGGCGATATTTTGCAAAGTGTCCGCTAAATGCAGACGTAATTCTGATAAATATTGATTATCAGGCACCAGCCCTAGCCACTCATGTGCTTGATAACTATCAAATTGGTAACTGGCATATGGTGCAATTTTGTCACCTATATCTGCAGTAACCACGGTCAGCCGATAACCATGGACGCCATCGACAAGTTGCTCAATTTCAACAAATTCTTCATCCAGTGTGGGCAGATATCCATGTATCTGCGCCAGTCGCGCAACCCAATAAGCATGATCTGGTTTGACCTGTAACGCAGCACGGTATTCATCTTCATCTATCAGCCACTGCGCGACAAGAATCTGCTGTTCATTTTCAACTGTGCCCGACAACAAACCTCGGACATTAATCTGGTCTGCGATGTTCACACAGAACATTTCGGGAGTGAGACCGCGTAAATTAAAACGCGCTAAATCTGCTGTTGGAAAAATCTGTACATAAGGTAATGCCGCTATAGCTGAACGTGCCGTACTCAAGCGCATCTGAAATGGCAAAATCAGAGTTTTACCCAGTATGCGTACGAGCACCTTATTCAACCTCGTTCGCATCCATATGTTCAGCCGCATCCAGCAAGGATTTCACTGCACGTTCAAACAACATTTCATCCTCGAGGAAGTGCACACGTCCATGATTATAAAGCCGCCTGAATGCCTTAACGCTCATCACCATAGGCAGTTTTGCATCATCCAGCGTTAACAATAAGTTGCCCGCATCTTCACTGACCCAACTCAACTTGGCTCGTGTTGGTCGAACACTCAATTTGATTTCAATATTGATACCATTATACAAACGCTCACTGACGCTTTCATCTTCATAAGCGTCAACAGCATCGGTACCAAAATCAACACCTTCTATATCATCCAGATTTAATTCAGCCAATAACTCATGTTCAGCGAACTGGTTAACTGTTGCTATGGCAGCATTTGGCACCAACGCAGCGGCATCGGTCAGCACCTTCTCAGCAGCGCGTAACTCGCTGGCTGTCGGTGGAACTGTTTTAACCACAGCATTGCTAACCAATGATTCAAAATTCGTATGCATGTTTGGCAAACTAGGCACCTGAAAGGTGTCCGTATCCACCGTAATCCGCAACGCCCTGCCATGCGCATCGAACAACCAATCTATCATTTCACGTTGCTTGTCAGCAGGCCAGGCTATCATAGACAAACCATCGCGCAACGTATTAATCATGATAGGCAAAATCGCAGCCAGCTCTTCACGGTCATACACATCAATTTTAGGCGCGATACTCCATACCAAGTCAGGCACTAACGCACGATAGCGTGTAGCGCGCGCCATATCGACAGTTTCGGCGCGCTCGATGACCTGCACCCAAGTATTGGAAAGAAACTCGTAGAAATACGTATCCAGCTTCACCCCAGACAGTATTTCTGCCATTTGTGCAGAAATATGGGCAAAACGTAACGTACGATTTTTAATATCCTCAATCGCAGCGACAGCCTGATTGACCTGCTCATCATTCTTACGTAACTCAGCCGCCACGAACACATCAAAATCATCCAGCATACGGGCAAAATAGGCAGAAAACTCAGTCGGGTTCTGTGTTGCGTTGTCCAGCAAGGATTCAACTATGTGGCAAATTTCATTGCTGACCCGTTCACTGCTGGGGTCGATTTTCTTCAAACCAACTGAGATACTACCAATACGGTTAATCAGCAAACGTACTGGGTGCCCTTTTTGCGTCAACAACGTCGGATCGCGCAACGCCATTTTCAACACCAGGAATTGCAAGCGACCCAATTGCGCCCGTACTTCAGCAGGGACGCGATGATCCTGCAGAATAAACTCAAACAGCATCGCTACTACGTCTATCGTCATTTGCTCATCGACGACTTCAGTTTGCTCAGTCAAAGCTGCACGTTGCTCCAGCAACAGGTTACGAATACGCCCCTCACTATTGGTCATATCCTCCGTGCTAGGGGTTTGTGTATGCAGCAAATCATCAACTGACTGCGCTAATTGCACAGTGACTATACGTGGACCGGCTCCCATCGAGTTTGCATGAGGATTACTTGTTCCCGATGTAAAGAATTGTTTTAATGCAGCGCCTACTTTTTGCACGCCGCCCATCCAGCCAGTTGCACCTGACGTAGACTGCGCAGCCGCAGCACCACCCGCATTATCAGACTGAAATGAAGCAGCAGCTCCCGCAGACGCGCCACTCCCTGCCTGCGCCGCCGATGCACCCATGACACCACCCGTAGCAAGGGCGCGCAGATTATCCATAATACGTGTCATCATCGCAGGCGGTTGTGTATTGGCAGCTGTCGCAGCTGAAGCAGTGGCCGCAGGAGAAGTTAAGGCGCCTGGGGTTGCCGTTTGCTGACTATACTGTTGCATCATCGCCAGCAACTTATCGATACGCGCCTCATCCGAAGCTTGCGTCACACCATTCGGTGCCTGACTAGCTGGCTCAGGTGAGCCATTAGATTGCTCGCCCACTACGTTTTGTGCCACAGCATCCGCCATTGCGCCTACGGCCTGTGTGCCCGCATTGGCCACCATGGATTGTATATTCTGCAAAAACTGGTCTATGCCTTGTGCCGCACCTGAACCTTGAGCAACTTGTCCTGACTGACGTGGCATATTCGCAAATTGAGGTGTTGTACCAGGTGCAGCCTGTGGTGGCACAGGACTCGACGTGGCAGTACCTTCATCTGCAAAACCAGCATCCTCATTCAAGGGTAATGGTGCAGTTGCATTCGGTGATTTTCTGATTTTAAGGGGCAATTCTGCCGCAACGCCATGCTGTGACATGAAGGCATTAACGCTGGCATAAATACCATCAACCTGCGTCGCCATTCCATCCGCCATCAATATTGTTAACCTGTGCCCAATATCGAGTGGCACAGCCAACATACCAGTTGCGTCGGCAAGCGAACGGGAAATCAAATAAGGCCTGAACGGATTTTCACGTTCTTTGATATCATCCTGACCAAATAGCAATGCTATACGGATATTCAGATCCCGTAGCTGCTCTTCAGCCTCTTTCCGAAATTGATCGGTAAACGCACCCAGCTGCAATTCATCTTCAAAATCAGCGGTATCAACCAGTGACAACGCATTGGTATTTTTTTGAAAAATCGGGCGATCATGGCTGTACGTTGTTTGCAAACTACGATTCAGCAAATGTGCCATTGCCGCCAATAAATTCTGCCGCAGGATGGTGTGGCGCTCCATCAATATGCCACGTGCGGTTAATAAATGATGTTGCTCAACTGAAGAATGAGTTGTGTCTGCCTGATGAAATGCATCTTCTATGCACTTAGGGCGGAATATATCAAAAGCTTCCAGATACACCCGCTCAAATTCAGCTCTGGTCGCCAGCAATAAGCTATTTCTATCTTTCATAGTTATCGTTCCCTAAATCCCCTACACTGATTGCATCGACATACCAAGCCTCAACTTTAGCGCGTGCCCAAGGTGTACGACGTAAAAACTTCAAGCTGGATTTAATACTGGGATCATGCGTAAAGCAGCGTATATTGATCTGCTGACCCATTTCCGCCCAACCATAGTGCGCGACCAACTGCGTCAGTATCATTTCTAACGTCACGCCATGCAAAGGATCTAGCGCAGCCACTTTCCGTTACCCTCTCAAACGCAAGCTCAATCCACGTAAAAAATATCGCAATAACTGATCGCCGCAATGACGATAATTTTTACTGTCAGTACTTCTGAATAATGCGCTCAGTTCTGGCTTGGACAACTCAAAACCTCCCAGCGCAATAATGTCATGCATATCATCTTCTTTTAATTCAAAAGCAATACGCAACTTTTTAAGAATCAGATTATTACTTAATTGTGCTGGCACAGCAGGCTTGTCACTGGGGCCACGGTTTTTAATAATGAGCCCATCCAGAAATCGCATCAATAATTCATCTTCACAGGGAACAAAGTCCGCGTCATCTTCCTTTTTCAGTAACCCTGCAATTTCAGCCACCGCCAACTCGCCGCCTGCAATTTTCACCATGTCAGCAATCGCCGCATCAGGCAAATCCATGGCGTAACGAATACTACGCAGCACATCATTGTTATTTGTATTCAAAGCAGCATTCCCATTGATATTAAGCTTACATCATACCACGGCGTTTATCACCGCTAACATCCCCGCCCCATAAGCTTCCAGCTTGCGCACACCGATACCCGAAATCTCACCGAGTTCAGCCAGTGTCGCGGGACGACGCTGCGCCACTTGCGCCAAGGTTGAATCATGAAAAATCACGTAAGCAGGTACATTATGCTCACGCGCAGCAGCCTGTCGCCACACTCGCAATTTTTCAAACAACGCATCATCGGCGGCATCCACAGGCGCGGCAATAGGCCGACTCGAACCACGTTTAACAGGTTTAATTGACGAGCTCTTACGCATCCACACTTGCGTCTCGCCCTTAAGCACGCTGCGACTGGCTTCCGTTAATACCAGTGCGCCAAACGCATCGTGGTCAACGCTCAAATAGCCATGCGCCATCAGCTGACGCAACACACCTTTCCAGGTTGTTTCGTCCACACCCTGACCAACACCAAACACACTCAGACTTTGATGCCCCCATTGCTGAACTTTCTCTGTACTCCGCCCTAACAACACATCAATTAAATGCCCTGAACCAAAACGCCCGCCGGTACGATATACCGTTGATAACGCCTTTTGCGCTGCAACCGTACCATCCCAGGTCGCGGGGGGTGACAAGCACACATCGCAGTTACCGCATGGTTCAGCCTCTTCACCAAAGTACGTCAGCAAATGCACACGCCGACAACGCACTGCCTCACACATGGTCAGCAACGCATCCAGTTTAGTTTGCGCAACACGCTTAAATTCCGCATGCGCTTCACCGCTCTCTATCATTCGTCGTTGCTGTACCACATCATTCAAACCATACGCCATCCAGGCATTGGCAGGTGCTCCATCACGCCCTGCCCGCCCTGTTTCCTGATAATAGCCTTCTATACTTTTCGGTAAATCCAGATGTGCAACAAAACGTACGTCGGGTTTATCAATACCCATGCCAAACGCGATAGTCGCCACCATTACCACGCCTTCATCACGCAGAAAAGTGTCCTGATGCTGCCGTCGCGTATCGACATCCATCCCTGCGTGATAAGCCAATGCACGGATGCCATGTTTTTCCAGCCACTCGGCCGTTTCCTCAACCTTGCGCCGCGACAAACAATAAACGATACCCGCATCACGCGGATGTTCATCCTGTATGAATGCCAACAATTGCTTGCGCGGGTCGTTTTTCTCAACGATTTGATAACGGATATTTGGACGATCAAAGCTGGATACAAACTGCTGCGCATCTTCCAGCTGCAAGCGACTGATAATTTCTGCCCGCGTTGCCGCATCTGCCGTTGCTGTCAGCGCTATACGCGGCACATCAGGAAATTGCTCATGCAACACCGACAGCCCTATATATTCAGGACGGAAATCATGCCCCCACTGTGATACGCAATGCGCTTCGTCGATGGCAAACAACGCCACTTGCGCCCGCGCCAACAACGCCATAAACCGCGCCGTAACCAATCTTTCAGGTGCAACATAGAGCATATCCAGCTGCCCCTGTATGAACTCACGCTCCACTGCATTTGCTTCTGTCGCTGACAATGCTGAGTTCAGATAAGCCGCGCGCACACCCACCTCACGCAGTGCCATGACCTGATCATGCATTAGCGCGATTAGCGGGGAGACCACAACACCCGTGCCCACTCGCAGCAATGCAGGTATCTGATAACACAGTGATTTACCACCCCCTGTCGGCATCAGCACCAACGCATCCCCACCACCCGCAACATGCGCGACTATCTCCGCCTGACGACCACGAAAGGCAGGATAACCAAAAACCCGATTTAAAATAGACAGCGCAGTAGTCATTAACTCAAAAATATTTGGACAGCAAACCCATTACTATACTTGATTTGCACGCCCTCTAAATCCCTCTTCACAGAAATTCGCCACTCACCTCAGCCAGCAGCGTCGGTTTACGGTAAAATTATGTTTTTATCACTCATTACTTCATAATTATGAGCCTGTCAGCCCTCACCGCACTCTCTCCACTCGACGGCCGCTATGCCGCCAAAGTCGAAGCTTTACGCGCCCATTTCAGTGAATTTGGCTTAATTCGTAATCGCGTTACCGTTGAAATCGAATGGCTCAAAGCACTTGCCGCCGAACCGAACATTACTGAAGTTCCTGCTTTCTCGGTTGAAACCATTGCTGAGCTTGATGAATTAGTTACGAACTTCTCAGAAGCCGATGCCGAAAACATCAAGGCAATAGAACGCACCACTAACCATGATGTCAAAGCAATAGAATATTTCCTGCGTGAGCATTTCTCCAGCAATCCTGAAATCGCCAAGGTAAATGAATTCATCCACTTTGCCTGCACTTCAGAAGACATCAACAACCTGTCTCACGCGCTCATGCTCAAAGCCGCACGCGAAAAGGTCATGTTACCTGCGCTCAACAGCGTCATCAGCCGTTTAACTGAACTTGCTCACGAACATGCAGCCGTACCCATGCTTTCACGCACCCACGGTCAGCCTGCTTCACCCACTACACTGGGCAAAGAAATGGCCAACGTTGTTTACCGTCTGCAACGCCAGTCCGATCAGATCAAGAGCGTGCCTATGCTAGGCAAAATCAATGGCGCTGTAGGCAACTACAATGCTCACTTATCCGCCTATCCTGATCTCGACTGGGAAAATTTTGCGCAACGTTTTGTCACTGGTTTAGGACTGACTTTCAATCCCTACACCATACAAATCGAACCACACGACTACATGGCAGAATTATTCGACGCCATCAGCCGTGTGAACACCGTGCTCATAGATTTGAATCGTGATATCTGGGGTTATATTTCAGTTGGTTACTTTAAACAGAAAGTTAAAGCGGGTGAAATCGGTTCCTCAACCATGCCACATAAAGTCAATCCTATAGACTTTGAAAACGCAGAAGGCAACCTTGGTATCGCCAACGCACTACTACGCCATCTTGCAGAAAAGTTGCCTATCTCACGCTGGCAGCGCGACCTGACCGACTCCACAGTACTCCGCAACATGGGTGTGGCACTCGGTTATGCACTACTGGGATTTGATTCATGCCTACGCGGATTGAACAAGCTCGAAGCCAATCCAGCACGTCTGGCTG encodes:
- a CDS encoding DUF1456 family protein, which translates into the protein MNTNNNDVLRSIRYAMDLPDAAIADMVKIAGGELAVAEIAGLLKKEDDADFVPCEDELLMRFLDGLIIKNRGPSDKPAVPAQLSNNLILKKLRIAFELKEDDMHDIIALGGFELSKPELSALFRSTDSKNYRHCGDQLLRYFLRGLSLRLRG
- a CDS encoding malic enzyme-like NAD(P)-binding protein, translated to MTNEVNPGNTGDLRADSLYYHEFPIPGKLSIEVSKPAATQRDLVLAYSPGVAEPVREIAADPENAYRYTMKGNLVAVISNGTAILGLGNLGALASKPVMEGKALLFKKFADIDAIDIEVSSEDIETVISTVANIAVSFGGINLEDIAAPACFEIENRLKAMLDIPVFHDDQHGTAIIVAAGLVNSLKISGKKLSDVRIVLVGAGAAGTASLRLLLTLGADKSKLLVVDRVGVLHTGMTDLPPHHAFFAADTDARTLADACVGADVFIGTSAPNLLTPEMLASMAADPVVFAMANPDPEITPELAKATRDDVIIATGRSDYPNQVNNVLCFPYLFRGALDARAKAITDEMKMAAVHAIAALAHEPVPDEVLRAYNLTELSFGREYILPKLTDPRLKERVGSAVYQAAKAGA
- the glnE gene encoding bifunctional [glutamate--ammonia ligase]-adenylyl-L-tyrosine phosphorylase/[glutamate--ammonia-ligase] adenylyltransferase; amino-acid sequence: MDKILAASQHSRYLARLLAADADFATQLAERLATPWHAAAMQAMIDAATITDVASLQHVLRKLRQAVMAQMIVRDLAGLADVHEVMRMCTDLAEVTVRHALKFHTELLAQVHGKPMNADGTPMQLAVIGMGKLGGAELNVSSDIDLIYLYADEGETTGDKPLSYHQFFVLLAKKIGLAISEITADGFVFRVDTRLRPWGDAGPLAMSYGAFEDYLLVHGREWERYAWIKGRALSGSHLSELNAIVRPFVYRKYLDFNAFSAMRDLHAQIRREVVRHDRVDNIKLGPGGIREIEFITQVFQLIRGGQLSKLQNKSTRAVLPMLAVIGSLPPAAASELLEAYYFLRNLEHRLQYIDDAQTQKLPKLPEDQARIAASMDFVDYVQFLVELNKHRANVTRHFDQVFSVPQDDGATHPLSALWLGALSEVAAVERLENLGYDDAAGVYQRLQLTRRGTRYVQLPDKAKHRLDVLVPEIIALAATLPPRDATLSRMLDLLETVARRSAYLALLIEYPAPLRQLAKLCAASPWAAQYLSNNPMLLDELIDARVLYALPDLSVLRQSLHEQMLELDGDTERQMDAMRHFRQRVTLHLLAQDIAGVLPLEQLSDYLSDLAALILEEVIPLAWAGVQNRHYPYPKFAIIGYGKLGGREMGYASDLDVVFLYEDDAPDAAVHYARLAQRINTWLSSTTAAGMLYETDLRLRPDGASGLLVSNIEAFSDYQQHHAWTWEHQALTRARFVAGDKRVGELFEPIRCKILRQQRDREKLRDDISVMRQKMHDGHPNRSELFDIKHDAGGIVDVEFIVQYLILAYSATHCDLTGNIGNLALLKKAAELDLINTAQAESVRMAYRQFRQLQHVLRLQGVDAARVEYAQIAPHAEAVKALWMHIFAAK
- a CDS encoding VF530 family protein, with product MAALDPLHGVTLEMILTQLVAHYGWAEMGQQINIRCFTHDPSIKSSLKFLRRTPWARAKVEAWYVDAISVGDLGNDNYER
- a CDS encoding DUF1631 family protein, whose protein sequence is MKDRNSLLLATRAEFERVYLEAFDIFRPKCIEDAFHQADTTHSSVEQHHLLTARGILMERHTILRQNLLAAMAHLLNRSLQTTYSHDRPIFQKNTNALSLVDTADFEDELQLGAFTDQFRKEAEEQLRDLNIRIALLFGQDDIKERENPFRPYLISRSLADATGMLAVPLDIGHRLTILMADGMATQVDGIYASVNAFMSQHGVAAELPLKIRKSPNATAPLPLNEDAGFADEGTATSSPVPPQAAPGTTPQFANMPRQSGQVAQGSGAAQGIDQFLQNIQSMVANAGTQAVGAMADAVAQNVVGEQSNGSPEPASQAPNGVTQASDEARIDKLLAMMQQYSQQTATPGALTSPAATASAATAANTQPPAMMTRIMDNLRALATGGVMGASAAQAGSGASAGAAASFQSDNAGGAAAAQSTSGATGWMGGVQKVGAALKQFFTSGTSNPHANSMGAGPRIVTVQLAQSVDDLLHTQTPSTEDMTNSEGRIRNLLLEQRAALTEQTEVVDEQMTIDVVAMLFEFILQDHRVPAEVRAQLGRLQFLVLKMALRDPTLLTQKGHPVRLLINRIGSISVGLKKIDPSSERVSNEICHIVESLLDNATQNPTEFSAYFARMLDDFDVFVAAELRKNDEQVNQAVAAIEDIKNRTLRFAHISAQMAEILSGVKLDTYFYEFLSNTWVQVIERAETVDMARATRYRALVPDLVWSIAPKIDVYDREELAAILPIMINTLRDGLSMIAWPADKQREMIDWLFDAHGRALRITVDTDTFQVPSLPNMHTNFESLVSNAVVKTVPPTASELRAAEKVLTDAAALVPNAAIATVNQFAEHELLAELNLDDIEGVDFGTDAVDAYEDESVSERLYNGINIEIKLSVRPTRAKLSWVSEDAGNLLLTLDDAKLPMVMSVKAFRRLYNHGRVHFLEDEMLFERAVKSLLDAAEHMDANEVE
- a CDS encoding zinc-finger domain-containing protein, translated to MAQHDNTERFIEVGAEDLPLHCPTPEMIAWNSHPRVFLDVVDTGEALCPYCGTTFKLKAGTVVHGH
- a CDS encoding branched-chain amino acid transaminase — its product is MSMSDRDGLIWYDGKMVAWRDATTHVLTHTLHYGMGVFEGVRAYKTAEGTAIFRLQEHTDRLFRSAHILGMKLPFDKETLKAAQLAAVRENNLESAYLRPMAFYGSEAMGISAKNLSTHVIVAAWTWGAYMGAEALEKGIRVKTSSFARHHVNITMCKAKANGNYMNSILAHQEAVQDGYQEALLLDVDGFVAEGSGENVFIVRNGKLYTPDLTSALEGITRDTIVQLAGEIGLQVVEKRITRDEVYSADEAFFTGTAAEVTPIRELDNRMIGTGERGPVTTQLQKMYFDCVTGKAPKHADWLSYI